In Synechococcus sp. RS9909, one genomic interval encodes:
- a CDS encoding type II toxin-antitoxin system HicA family toxin, which yields MGRLAGFRYRDVAKKLKALGFGFDRQAAGSHEIWYRPSDSAYTTLPNHPGDMPEGTLRAIIRQAGVSVDEFIKA from the coding sequence GTGGGGCGACTGGCAGGATTCCGCTATCGCGACGTCGCCAAGAAATTGAAAGCACTCGGATTTGGCTTTGATCGGCAGGCCGCTGGCTCCCATGAGATTTGGTACCGACCGAGCGACTCTGCCTACACCACGCTTCCCAACCACCCGGGCGATATGCCGGAAGGCACTCTGAGGGCCATCATTCGCCAAGCCGGTGTGTCAGTGGATGAGTTCATCAAGGCCTGA
- a CDS encoding aminotransferase class V-fold PLP-dependent enzyme, producing MRHLCPALANKTYCNYGGQGPLPTPSLEAITACWQRIQELGPFTADVWPYISAEVNSTRSLLAGLCGVAPHRLALSENVTSGCVLPLWGLPLAPGDRILISDCEHPGVVAACHELARRQRLPIDTLPVQQLRGGREEQKQTDAAVLQALAAHLQPRTRLVVLSHLLWNTGQLMPIAAVAAQLNQHPSQPYLLVDAAQSFGQIPVADAAAAADIYAFTGHKWACGPEGLGGVALSERVLAEASPTLIGWRSLQDESRAIAGDPDPFHHDSRRFEVATSCIPLLAGLRTSLELLEQQGSAERRLETISALSARLWQHLATLPGATPLLEGPPPAGLVSFTLTSASAPSQVVQALGAEGIWIRDLADPACLRACTHITSSDEELERLREALAKLP from the coding sequence ATGCGCCACCTCTGCCCCGCCCTCGCCAACAAGACCTACTGCAACTACGGCGGCCAGGGCCCGTTGCCCACCCCGTCGCTGGAGGCGATCACCGCCTGCTGGCAGCGCATCCAGGAGCTGGGGCCCTTCACCGCCGACGTTTGGCCTTACATCAGCGCCGAGGTGAACAGCACCCGGAGCCTGCTGGCCGGGCTGTGCGGCGTCGCCCCCCATCGCCTCGCCCTGAGCGAGAACGTGACCAGTGGCTGTGTGCTGCCGCTCTGGGGTCTGCCCCTGGCGCCGGGGGATCGGATCCTGATCAGCGACTGCGAACACCCCGGTGTGGTGGCCGCCTGTCACGAGCTGGCGCGACGCCAGCGACTGCCGATCGACACCCTGCCGGTGCAACAGCTCCGGGGTGGTCGCGAAGAGCAGAAGCAAACCGATGCCGCCGTGCTCCAGGCGCTGGCGGCCCATCTGCAGCCGCGCACCCGCCTGGTGGTGCTCTCCCATCTGCTCTGGAACACCGGCCAGCTGATGCCGATCGCCGCGGTGGCGGCGCAGCTCAATCAGCACCCCAGCCAGCCCTACCTGCTGGTGGATGCGGCCCAGAGCTTTGGCCAGATCCCCGTTGCCGACGCCGCGGCCGCAGCCGACATCTACGCCTTCACAGGGCACAAGTGGGCCTGCGGTCCGGAGGGATTGGGTGGTGTGGCCCTCTCCGAACGGGTGCTGGCGGAGGCCAGCCCCACCCTGATCGGCTGGCGCAGTCTCCAGGATGAAAGCCGGGCGATCGCTGGAGACCCGGATCCGTTTCACCACGACAGTCGCCGTTTCGAAGTCGCCACCAGCTGCATCCCGTTGCTGGCCGGATTGCGCACCTCGCTGGAGCTGCTCGAGCAGCAGGGCAGTGCCGAGCGGCGCCTGGAAACAATCTCGGCGCTCAGCGCCAGGCTCTGGCAGCACCTGGCCACGCTGCCGGGGGCGACGCCCCTGCTGGAGGGTCCGCCGCCGGCCGGGCTGGTGAGCTTCACGCTGACCAGCGCCAGCGCCCCCAGCCAGGTGGTGCAGGCGCTCGGTGCCGAAGGAATCTGGATCCGTGACCTGGCCGATCCCGCCTGCCTGCGGGCCTGCACCCACATCACCAGCAGCGACGAGGAGCTGGAGCGGCTGCGGGAGGCCCTGGCGAAGCTGCCATAG
- a CDS encoding UDP-N-acetylmuramoyl-L-alanyl-D-glutamate--2,6-diaminopimelate ligase, with the protein MSQTLHSLLRAVGLPWPDQLANVPIESITCDSRCVSRGSLFLGLPGVRVDGGSFWPRALADGAAAAVIGPAAAAVQPPGPEDPVLVVPEPVAQWIGELAAAFWQRPSSRMTLIGVTGTNGKTTTTHLIEHLAAQAGRPAALFGTLVNRWPGHSITATHTTAFADRLQAQLAEAVAGGTQVAAMEVSSHALEQQRVAGCRFAGAVFTNLSQDHLDYHPSMQAYFEAKALLFAEPLLASDGVRAVVTMDDPWGRQLAERLGDRCWRCSLEPDQEAELTMTDLVMRSSGVEGRLITPKGEGRFASPLVGRFNLMNLMQAVAVLQQQGLPLPLLLKGLGSFRGVPGRMERVVVASAAAAQLPAVLVDYAHTPDGLKNALEACRPFVEGRLICVFGCGGDRDRGKRPQMASIAAKLADRVVVTSDNPRTEDPQQILADVVEGLPSSTDCVVEGDRAAAIAAAVAEAKPGDLVLIAGKGHEDYQILGTEKVHFDDREEAGKALRSRLTS; encoded by the coding sequence ATGTCCCAGACGTTGCATTCACTTCTGCGTGCGGTGGGGTTGCCCTGGCCTGATCAGCTGGCCAACGTGCCGATTGAGTCGATCACCTGCGACTCCCGCTGCGTCAGCCGCGGCAGCCTGTTTCTGGGGCTTCCCGGCGTTCGCGTCGATGGGGGCAGCTTCTGGCCCAGGGCCCTGGCCGATGGGGCGGCCGCCGCGGTGATCGGTCCGGCGGCGGCGGCGGTGCAACCACCCGGTCCGGAGGATCCGGTGCTGGTGGTGCCGGAGCCGGTGGCCCAGTGGATCGGTGAGCTGGCGGCGGCGTTCTGGCAGCGGCCCTCCAGCCGCATGACCCTGATCGGGGTGACGGGCACCAACGGCAAGACCACCACCACCCACCTGATCGAGCACCTGGCCGCCCAAGCCGGTCGGCCCGCTGCCCTGTTCGGCACCCTGGTGAACCGCTGGCCCGGCCACAGCATCACCGCCACCCACACCACCGCCTTCGCCGATCGGCTGCAGGCCCAACTGGCGGAGGCCGTGGCCGGTGGCACCCAGGTGGCAGCGATGGAGGTGAGCTCCCACGCCCTGGAGCAGCAGCGGGTGGCCGGGTGCCGCTTCGCCGGGGCGGTGTTCACCAACCTCAGCCAGGACCACCTCGACTACCACCCATCGATGCAGGCCTATTTCGAGGCCAAGGCGTTGCTGTTCGCCGAGCCCCTGCTGGCGAGCGACGGGGTGCGAGCGGTGGTGACGATGGACGACCCCTGGGGCCGCCAGCTGGCGGAGCGGCTGGGCGACCGGTGCTGGCGCTGTTCCCTGGAGCCTGATCAGGAGGCGGAGCTGACCATGACCGATCTGGTGATGCGCTCCAGCGGTGTGGAGGGGCGCCTGATCACTCCCAAAGGCGAGGGGCGGTTCGCGTCGCCCCTGGTGGGGCGCTTCAATCTGATGAATCTGATGCAGGCGGTGGCGGTGCTCCAGCAGCAGGGTCTGCCCCTGCCTCTGCTGCTCAAAGGGCTCGGCAGTTTTCGCGGTGTTCCCGGGCGGATGGAGCGGGTGGTGGTGGCCTCAGCTGCAGCGGCTCAGTTGCCCGCCGTCCTGGTCGACTATGCCCACACCCCTGATGGCCTCAAGAATGCGCTTGAGGCGTGTCGCCCCTTTGTGGAGGGCCGTCTGATCTGCGTGTTCGGCTGTGGCGGTGATCGCGATCGGGGCAAGCGCCCCCAGATGGCCTCGATCGCCGCGAAGCTGGCGGATCGGGTGGTGGTGACCTCTGACAACCCCCGCACGGAGGACCCTCAGCAGATCCTTGCCGATGTGGTGGAGGGGCTGCCCTCCAGCACCGATTGCGTGGTGGAGGGGGATCGGGCGGCGGCGATTGCCGCTGCTGTCGCCGAAGCGAAACCCGGCGATCTGGTGCTGATCGCTGGCAAGGGCCATGAGGACTACCAGATTCTCGGCACCGAGAAAGTGCACTTCGATGATCGTGAGGAGGCGGGGAAGGCGCTGCGCTCTCGATTGACCAGCTGA
- a CDS encoding NifU family protein: protein MSTETLPLSSENVEKVLDELRPFLMADGGNVEVVEIDGPVVKVRLQGACGSCPSSTMTLKMGIERKLREMIPEVSEVVQVL, encoded by the coding sequence ATGAGCACGGAAACCCTGCCCCTCTCCAGCGAGAACGTGGAGAAGGTACTCGATGAACTGCGTCCCTTCCTGATGGCCGACGGCGGCAACGTGGAAGTAGTGGAAATCGATGGTCCGGTGGTGAAGGTGCGTCTGCAGGGCGCCTGCGGCAGCTGCCCCAGCAGCACCATGACGCTCAAGATGGGCATCGAGCGCAAGTTGCGCGAAATGATCCCTGAAGTGAGTGAAGTGGTTCAGGTGCTCTGA
- a CDS encoding sulfite exporter TauE/SafE family protein produces the protein MNDSGIAVLQAFLTQPLPWLALLLALSAAFLMGFARSGLGTGGFVVSPLMVFALGPSDGLAVVAMLMLPAALLGVWQHRGEGERRLLQPLVLGMVLGTALGGLALWALVSGGDLNLVHRRMEVLVALLSLLYVALVAGRNAIARAGGGGGPAGPTGLLLVGSGVGISQTVANSGSPLLTVFFLRHQVPRSRFVAAQLIALLVQNLLKLIPLISLGILHLGNAGSALLLIPVTVIGNLSGQRFYRGASERLFFLCYQVLLLIGFAVSVALIVGRSRILALL, from the coding sequence GTGAATGATTCAGGCATCGCTGTGCTGCAGGCGTTTCTCACCCAGCCCCTGCCCTGGCTGGCCCTGCTGCTCGCCCTCAGCGCCGCCTTCCTGATGGGCTTCGCCCGCAGTGGCCTGGGCACCGGTGGCTTTGTCGTGTCGCCCCTGATGGTGTTCGCCCTCGGCCCGAGCGATGGCCTGGCCGTGGTGGCGATGCTGATGCTGCCGGCGGCCCTGCTCGGCGTGTGGCAGCACCGCGGCGAAGGCGAGCGACGCCTGTTGCAACCCCTGGTGCTCGGCATGGTGCTGGGCACGGCCCTGGGCGGACTGGCGCTCTGGGCTCTGGTGTCGGGCGGCGATCTCAACCTTGTGCATCGCCGCATGGAGGTGTTGGTGGCCCTGCTCTCGCTGCTGTATGTGGCCCTGGTGGCAGGGCGCAACGCCATTGCCCGCGCCGGTGGCGGCGGCGGACCGGCCGGCCCCACCGGCCTGCTGCTGGTGGGATCGGGGGTGGGCATCAGCCAGACCGTGGCCAATTCCGGCTCACCGCTGCTCACGGTGTTTTTCCTGCGCCATCAGGTGCCACGCAGTCGCTTCGTGGCAGCGCAACTGATCGCCCTGCTGGTGCAGAACCTGCTGAAGTTGATTCCCCTGATCAGCCTGGGCATCCTCCATCTCGGCAACGCCGGCAGTGCCCTGCTGCTGATTCCGGTCACGGTGATCGGCAATCTGAGCGGTCAGCGCTTTTATCGCGGTGCCAGCGAGCGGTTGTTCTTCCTTTGTTATCAGGTGCTGCTCCTGATCGGCTTTGCCGTGAGCGTGGCCCTGATCGTGGGCCGCAGCCGGATCCTGGCCCTGCTGTAG
- a CDS encoding malate:quinone oxidoreductase, with translation MPPAVIALERYDAVLVGAGIMSATLASLLQALDPELRLLLVERLEAPALESSAAVNNAGTGHAANCELNYTPQQPDGTVATAKALAINASFETSLEFWASLAERGQLQPDTFLHRVPHCSLVWGDADVAFLRQRHRQLSALPAFAAMEWSTDRAEIAAWMPLVMAGRRQDQPIAATRIARGMDVDFGALTRALLAPLQAAGSLELLLGTTVTDLQRCSAATDGGSADWCLTLRGPSGDRQVQTPFVFLGAGGGALPLLQRSGIPEADAYAGFPVSGQWLVCNDPALVERHHAKVYGKARVGAPPMSVPHLDSRWIDGQRSLLFGPYAGFSSKFLKTGSLLDLPRSVRRRNLVPMLQVGVNNLPLVRYLINQLRQSDAERMEALRAFLPQARPQDWTLSVAGQRVQIIKRTPEGGRLQLGTEVVAAADGSLAALLGASPGASTAVTIMLEVLQRCFPQRLASPAWSERLQQLLPSVGQDLKADPALLARTRARSDALLSRAPATR, from the coding sequence ATGCCGCCTGCTGTCATCGCTTTGGAACGCTACGACGCTGTGCTGGTGGGTGCTGGGATCATGAGCGCCACGCTGGCCTCGCTCCTGCAGGCCCTCGATCCCGAGCTGCGCCTGCTGCTGGTGGAGCGGCTGGAGGCGCCGGCGCTGGAGAGCAGTGCAGCGGTGAACAACGCCGGCACGGGCCATGCCGCCAACTGCGAACTGAATTACACGCCGCAGCAGCCGGATGGCACCGTGGCCACGGCCAAGGCCCTGGCGATCAATGCGTCCTTCGAGACCAGCCTCGAGTTCTGGGCTTCGCTGGCGGAGCGGGGACAGTTGCAGCCCGACACCTTCCTGCACCGTGTGCCCCATTGCAGCCTGGTGTGGGGTGATGCCGATGTGGCGTTTCTCCGGCAGCGGCATCGCCAGCTGAGCGCGTTGCCGGCGTTCGCGGCAATGGAATGGAGCACCGACCGGGCTGAAATCGCCGCTTGGATGCCATTGGTGATGGCGGGGCGTCGCCAGGATCAGCCGATCGCGGCCACCCGGATCGCCCGGGGCATGGATGTGGATTTCGGGGCCCTCACCCGTGCCCTGCTGGCGCCCCTGCAGGCGGCCGGCTCCCTGGAGCTGCTGTTGGGCACCACGGTCACCGATCTGCAGCGCTGCTCTGCCGCTACGGATGGGGGATCAGCTGACTGGTGCCTGACGCTGCGTGGCCCTTCAGGTGATCGCCAGGTGCAGACGCCTTTTGTGTTTCTGGGTGCCGGCGGTGGCGCCTTGCCCCTGCTGCAGCGCAGCGGCATTCCGGAAGCGGACGCCTACGCCGGGTTTCCGGTGAGCGGGCAGTGGTTGGTCTGCAACGACCCGGCCCTGGTGGAACGCCACCACGCCAAGGTGTACGGAAAAGCCAGGGTGGGGGCGCCGCCGATGTCGGTGCCCCACCTCGACAGCCGCTGGATCGATGGCCAACGGTCGCTGCTGTTCGGCCCCTATGCCGGCTTCAGCAGCAAATTTCTCAAAACCGGCTCCCTGCTCGATCTGCCCCGCTCGGTGCGACGCCGCAATCTGGTGCCGATGCTGCAGGTGGGCGTGAACAACCTGCCTCTGGTGCGGTATCTGATCAACCAGCTGCGCCAGAGCGATGCCGAGCGCATGGAGGCTCTGCGCGCCTTCCTGCCCCAGGCGCGCCCTCAAGACTGGACGCTGTCGGTGGCCGGCCAACGGGTGCAGATCATCAAGCGCACGCCGGAGGGGGGGCGGCTTCAGCTGGGGACTGAGGTGGTGGCCGCCGCCGACGGCTCCCTGGCGGCCCTGCTGGGGGCCTCGCCCGGAGCGAGCACGGCGGTGACGATCATGCTCGAGGTGCTGCAGCGCTGTTTCCCGCAGCGCCTGGCCAGCCCCGCCTGGAGCGAGCGTCTGCAGCAGTTGCTGCCCAGTGTGGGCCAGGACCTCAAGGCTGATCCGGCGTTGTTGGCCCGCACGCGCGCGCGCAGCGACGCTTTGCTCAGCCGTGCTCCAGCGACCCGGTGA
- a CDS encoding type II toxin-antitoxin system HicB family antitoxin, translating into MNEQLVQVHIERLPEGCFLGTCDAIPGLVAQGRTVTETLEIARDLAKRLVEARLERGEELPAAPLEEEFDIPLVVGV; encoded by the coding sequence ATGAACGAGCAGTTGGTCCAGGTGCATATCGAGCGACTCCCTGAAGGGTGCTTCCTGGGCACCTGTGACGCCATTCCTGGCCTGGTGGCTCAGGGTCGCACCGTCACTGAAACGCTGGAGATCGCCCGAGACCTTGCCAAGCGTCTGGTCGAAGCTCGACTCGAGCGTGGAGAGGAACTTCCGGCAGCTCCACTCGAAGAGGAGTTCGACATCCCCCTGGTCGTTGGGGTCTGA
- the rimK gene encoding 30S ribosomal protein S6--L-glutamate ligase, with protein MRIALLATDPDLYSNRRLMEAGEERGHRMEFLAIKHCYMRLDAQSPEMHYRGRDVLERFDAVIPRIRPSVTFYGCAVTRQFQAMGLQTLNTAEAISCSRDKLLASQLFVRHGLNVPVTGFASSPLDTKDLIKMVGGAPLIVKLLEGAQGRGVVLAETQKAAESVINAMKSINANLLVQEFIKEAGGKDLRCFVMGGKVVAAIERTAALGDYRANLHQGGKARAVRVLQNERRLAIAASRAMGLDVAGVDIIRSERGPLLLEVNSSPGLEGIETATGKDLAGRMIQELERKLGWVRPMHSALA; from the coding sequence CTGCGCATTGCTCTGCTCGCCACCGATCCCGACCTCTACAGCAACCGCCGCCTGATGGAGGCAGGAGAGGAGCGGGGCCATCGCATGGAATTTCTGGCGATCAAGCACTGCTACATGCGCCTCGATGCCCAGAGCCCGGAGATGCATTACCGAGGGCGGGATGTGCTGGAGCGTTTCGATGCGGTGATCCCGCGCATCCGGCCCAGCGTCACCTTCTATGGCTGTGCGGTGACGCGTCAGTTTCAGGCCATGGGCCTGCAGACGCTCAACACGGCGGAAGCGATCAGTTGCTCGCGCGACAAGCTGCTGGCCTCGCAGCTGTTCGTGCGCCACGGGTTGAATGTGCCGGTGACGGGCTTCGCCAGCTCCCCGCTCGACACGAAAGACCTGATCAAGATGGTGGGTGGGGCGCCGCTGATCGTGAAGTTGCTCGAGGGTGCCCAGGGGCGCGGCGTGGTGCTGGCGGAAACCCAGAAGGCGGCGGAGAGTGTGATCAACGCGATGAAAAGCATCAACGCCAACCTGTTGGTGCAGGAATTCATCAAGGAAGCCGGCGGCAAGGATCTCCGCTGTTTTGTGATGGGCGGCAAGGTGGTGGCGGCGATCGAGCGCACCGCGGCCCTGGGCGACTATCGCGCCAACCTGCACCAGGGCGGCAAGGCCCGGGCGGTGCGGGTGCTGCAGAACGAGCGACGTCTGGCGATCGCCGCCAGCCGGGCGATGGGCCTCGATGTGGCCGGTGTCGACATCATCCGTTCGGAACGCGGCCCCCTGCTGCTGGAGGTGAATTCCAGCCCCGGGTTGGAGGGCATCGAAACCGCCACGGGCAAAGACCTGGCGGGGCGCATGATTCAGGAGCTGGAGCGCAAGCTCGGCTGGGTGCGCCCCATGCATTCCGCTCTAGCCTGA
- a CDS encoding DUF4079 domain-containing protein: MASVDWLWILHPFLAVVLIYPLIGMVIRLALQTRQRRLQKTKLPPTVGRDHSDLGRWLSAGVVVIVLIALTVVIATKAPLSAFTGGAPRAIQLLLVLIGTLVSLVALWFSKAAGLRLAFALITWAGVLGLGAQPEVWRLSDNPLDGAFWQSHYWAGVGVTGLMLFSLGARPEILRDIRLRRLHVSASVLAAVLFVLQGLTGTRDLLEIPLSWQKPAVYACDFEARTCPPPAQST, encoded by the coding sequence TTGGCATCCGTTGACTGGCTCTGGATCCTCCACCCGTTTCTGGCGGTGGTGCTGATCTATCCCCTGATCGGCATGGTGATCCGCCTGGCGCTGCAGACCCGGCAGCGACGCCTGCAAAAAACCAAACTTCCCCCCACAGTCGGCCGCGACCACAGCGATCTGGGCCGATGGTTGTCGGCCGGCGTGGTGGTGATCGTGCTGATCGCCCTCACGGTGGTGATTGCCACGAAGGCGCCTCTGTCGGCGTTCACCGGGGGAGCCCCCCGGGCCATCCAGCTGCTGCTGGTGCTGATCGGCACGCTGGTGAGCCTGGTGGCGCTCTGGTTCTCGAAGGCGGCGGGGCTGCGTTTGGCGTTTGCCCTGATCACTTGGGCCGGTGTGCTCGGGCTCGGCGCCCAGCCGGAGGTCTGGCGGCTGTCGGATAACCCCCTGGATGGGGCCTTCTGGCAGTCGCATTACTGGGCCGGCGTGGGGGTGACGGGCTTGATGCTCTTCTCGCTCGGCGCCCGGCCCGAGATCCTGCGCGACATCCGCCTGCGACGGTTGCATGTGAGCGCCAGTGTGCTGGCGGCCGTGCTGTTTGTGCTGCAGGGGCTCACCGGTACCCGGGATCTGTTGGAGATCCCCCTGAGCTGGCAGAAGCCGGCGGTGTATGCCTGCGATTTCGAGGCGCGCACCTGCCCGCCACCGGCTCAGAGCACCTGA
- a CDS encoding multidrug efflux SMR transporter codes for MTSPWILLLFAIAAEVVGTSCLKLSEGFSRPLPTLLVLAAYATSMALMSRVVQSIPLGLTYALWSGIGIVAIVLVGVLAYRQVPSSGQLIGMGLIAAGVVIVNLTGSLEHG; via the coding sequence ATGACCTCTCCCTGGATCCTGTTGCTGTTCGCCATCGCCGCTGAGGTGGTGGGCACCTCCTGCCTCAAGCTGTCGGAGGGTTTCAGCCGGCCGCTGCCGACCTTGCTGGTGCTGGCGGCCTACGCCACCTCGATGGCCCTGATGTCGCGGGTGGTGCAAAGCATCCCTCTGGGCCTCACCTATGCCCTCTGGAGTGGCATCGGCATCGTGGCGATCGTGCTGGTGGGGGTGCTGGCCTATCGCCAGGTGCCCAGCTCCGGCCAACTGATCGGCATGGGCCTGATCGCCGCCGGGGTGGTGATCGTGAATCTCACCGGGTCGCTGGAGCACGGCTGA
- the lepA gene encoding translation elongation factor 4, whose amino-acid sequence MTAAPVSRIRNFCIIAHIDHGKSTLADRLLQDTGTVASRDMQEQFLDNMELERERGITIKLQAARMNYKAADGEEYVLNLIDTPGHVDFSYEVSRSLQACEGALLVVDASQGVEAQTLANVYLALENDLEIIPVLNKIDLPGAEPDRIKEEIEAIIGLDCSGAIPCSAKTGLGVPEILQAVVDRVPPPADAVEEPTKALIFDSYYDPYRGVIVYFRVMSGRISCKDKVLLMASQKTYELDEIGVMAPDQRKVEELHAGEVGYLAASIKAVADARVGDTITLVNAPADEPLPGYTEAKPMVFCGLFPTEADQYPDLREALDKLQLSDAALRYEPETSSAMGFGFRCGFLGLLHMEIVQERLEREYNLDLIVTAPSVIYKVNLIDGSEVMIDNPATLPDPQKRESIEEPYVRMEIYAPNDYNGTLMGLCQERRGDFIDMKYITTERVTLIYEMPLAEVVTDFFDQMKSRTQGYASMEYHLIGYRRNDLVRLDVLINGEKADPLTTIVHRDKAYNVGKGLVEKLKELIPRQQFKIPLQASIGSRIIASESINAIRKDVLAKCYGGDISRKKKLLQKQAKGKKRMKAMGKVDVPQEAFMAVLKLNQSP is encoded by the coding sequence ATGACCGCCGCCCCCGTCTCCCGGATCCGCAATTTCTGCATCATTGCCCACATCGACCACGGCAAGTCGACCCTGGCCGATCGCTTGCTGCAGGACACGGGCACGGTCGCCAGCCGCGACATGCAGGAGCAGTTCCTCGACAACATGGAACTGGAGCGTGAGCGGGGCATCACGATCAAGCTTCAGGCCGCCCGGATGAACTACAAAGCGGCCGATGGAGAGGAGTACGTCCTCAACCTGATCGACACCCCCGGCCATGTGGACTTCTCCTACGAGGTGAGCCGCTCCTTGCAGGCCTGCGAAGGGGCGCTGCTGGTGGTGGATGCCAGCCAGGGCGTGGAGGCCCAGACCCTGGCGAATGTGTATCTGGCGCTGGAGAACGATCTGGAGATCATCCCGGTGCTCAACAAGATCGATCTGCCTGGGGCGGAGCCGGACCGGATCAAGGAGGAAATCGAGGCGATCATCGGGCTCGACTGCTCTGGAGCGATCCCCTGTTCCGCCAAAACCGGCTTGGGAGTGCCGGAGATCCTGCAGGCGGTGGTGGATCGGGTGCCGCCGCCGGCCGATGCGGTGGAGGAGCCCACCAAGGCCCTCATCTTCGACTCTTACTACGACCCCTACCGGGGCGTGATTGTGTATTTCCGGGTGATGAGCGGCCGGATCAGCTGCAAAGACAAGGTGCTGCTGATGGCCAGCCAGAAAACCTACGAATTGGATGAGATCGGTGTGATGGCACCGGATCAGCGCAAGGTGGAGGAACTCCACGCCGGCGAGGTGGGCTATTTGGCGGCCTCGATCAAGGCGGTGGCCGATGCGCGGGTGGGCGACACGATCACGTTGGTGAATGCTCCGGCTGACGAACCTTTGCCTGGCTACACCGAAGCCAAGCCGATGGTGTTCTGCGGCCTGTTTCCCACGGAGGCCGATCAGTACCCCGATCTGCGCGAAGCCCTCGACAAGCTGCAGCTCTCGGATGCGGCCCTGCGCTATGAGCCGGAAACCAGCAGCGCCATGGGCTTCGGCTTCCGCTGCGGTTTCCTTGGCCTGCTGCACATGGAGATCGTGCAGGAACGGCTGGAACGGGAATACAACCTCGATCTGATCGTCACGGCGCCGTCGGTGATCTACAAGGTGAATCTGATCGATGGCAGCGAGGTGATGATTGATAATCCCGCCACACTTCCCGATCCGCAGAAACGGGAGTCGATCGAAGAACCGTATGTGCGCATGGAGATTTATGCGCCCAATGATTACAACGGCACCTTGATGGGCCTGTGCCAGGAACGGCGTGGTGACTTCATCGACATGAAATACATCACCACCGAGCGGGTGACCTTGATCTATGAGATGCCGCTGGCGGAGGTGGTCACCGACTTCTTTGATCAGATGAAGAGTCGCACCCAGGGCTATGCCTCGATGGAATACCACCTGATCGGTTATCGCCGCAACGATCTGGTGCGCCTGGATGTGCTGATCAACGGCGAGAAAGCTGATCCGCTCACCACGATTGTGCACCGCGACAAGGCCTACAACGTGGGCAAGGGCCTGGTGGAAAAGCTGAAGGAACTGATCCCCAGGCAGCAGTTCAAGATTCCGCTGCAGGCCTCGATCGGCAGCCGGATCATCGCCAGCGAAAGCATCAATGCGATTCGCAAGGATGTGCTCGCCAAGTGCTATGGCGGCGATATCTCACGCAAAAAGAAATTGCTGCAGAAACAAGCGAAAGGCAAGAAGCGCATGAAGGCGATGGGCAAGGTGGATGTGCCCCAGGAAGCCTTCATGGCGGTGTTGAAGCTGAATCAGAGCCCTTGA